In Deltaproteobacteria bacterium, one DNA window encodes the following:
- a CDS encoding hydrogenase iron-sulfur subunit — MDKNSADQWQPKIVAFLCNWCSYSAADLAGVSRLQYPPNIRVIRVPCTGRMNPKFILAAFRQGVDGVWVSG; from the coding sequence ATGGATAAAAACAGTGCTGACCAATGGCAGCCCAAGATTGTTGCCTTTCTCTGCAACTGGTGCTCCTATAGCGCCGCCGATCTCGCCGGAGTGAGTCGCCTGCAGTATCCGCCCAATATCCGGGTGATACGGGTGCCGTGCACCGGCAGAATGAACCCAAAATTCATTCTGGCGGCCTTCCGTCAGGGCGTAGATGGGGTGTGGGTTTCTGGCTGA
- a CDS encoding hydrogenase iron-sulfur subunit → MEGNYYARRKFALFKNLIEYMGIEPGRLHFSWISSAEAGKFVQVVEEISEQVRQCGPARRLIKTIPEVA, encoded by the coding sequence CTGGAAGGTAATTATTACGCCAGAAGAAAGTTCGCCCTTTTCAAGAATCTTATAGAATATATGGGGATAGAGCCCGGCAGGTTGCATTTCTCCTGGATTTCTTCTGCTGAAGCAGGAAAATTCGTTCAGGTGGTGGAGGAAATCAGCGAACAGGTGCGCCAGTGCGGTCCAGCCCGTAGACTCATCAAGACAATACCTGAGGTTGCCTAG
- a CDS encoding 4Fe-4S dicluster domain-containing protein — MENYTKRVRDIARNLLVEKKVEAVIGFQAGTIPMMSQPVMIRKASEASRMHWDSFCAANLANYLRGLQIKTAVFAKGCDSRNIVVLLQEHQVNRDQLHIIGVPCVGMVDRRKVLAELEGREPTKVNLSEDAIIVHYANRKKSLERQHYLLDNCTICQHRNPVLFDELLAEPVQEQNGMDRYQDIRGIEELDAEQRWQYFQELLAPCIRCYACRNACPMCYCPTCFVDESTPQWLGKTTDPVDTMTFHFLRAYHLAGRCTDCGNCERACPMGIKVRLLTKKLEKDVRELYGYETGLSVDELPPLDRYRIDDPQEFIR, encoded by the coding sequence ATGGAGAATTATACAAAAAGAGTCAGAGACATCGCCCGAAACCTCCTGGTCGAAAAAAAGGTGGAAGCGGTCATAGGCTTCCAGGCCGGCACCATCCCCATGATGAGCCAGCCAGTGATGATCAGGAAGGCATCAGAGGCCTCCAGGATGCATTGGGATTCGTTCTGTGCAGCTAATCTGGCCAACTATCTCCGTGGTCTACAGATAAAGACAGCGGTCTTTGCCAAAGGCTGCGACAGCCGCAACATTGTTGTCTTGCTCCAGGAACACCAGGTCAATCGGGACCAGCTTCACATCATTGGCGTACCCTGTGTCGGCATGGTTGATAGACGCAAGGTATTGGCGGAGCTCGAGGGCAGAGAGCCCACAAAGGTGAACCTCTCTGAGGATGCCATCATCGTCCACTATGCGAACCGCAAGAAGTCTCTGGAACGACAGCACTATCTCCTGGACAATTGCACTATCTGCCAGCATCGCAACCCGGTACTCTTCGATGAGCTGCTGGCTGAGCCTGTGCAAGAACAGAACGGCATGGATCGCTACCAGGATATTCGCGGCATCGAGGAGCTGGATGCGGAGCAACGCTGGCAATACTTCCAGGAGTTGCTGGCCCCCTGTATTCGCTGCTATGCTTGCCGCAATGCCTGCCCCATGTGCTACTGCCCCACCTGCTTCGTGGACGAATCCACACCGCAGTGGCTGGGCAAGACTACAGATCCTGTGGATACCATGACCTTCCACTTCCTGAGGGCCTACCACCTTGCCGGCCGCTGCACGGACTGCGGCAATTGTGAACGGGCCTGTCCAATGGGAATAAAAGTGCGGCTGCTCACCAAAAAGCTGGAGAAGGATGTCAGGGAGCTCTATGGCTACGAAACCGGCTTGAGCGTGGATGAACTCCCTCCTCTGGACCGCTATCGCATAGATGATCCCCAGGAGTTTATTAGATAG
- a CDS encoding 4Fe-4S dicluster domain-containing protein, whose translation MAKKVIDKAKLQEILARLGKLYRIYAPVRQNGAVEFQEVEGRLDIVVDFHNCRISPKGFMLPQTEYLFTYTTAKDRQDAAILHEVRQSGQDRIIFAIRPCDARSFQLLDLNFQTADCVDPWWLERRDSTILIGLACNTPCSTCFCTSVGGGPFATEGLDVLLIDTGSTFVAQECSEKGKRVLQAAGIDTEAPAEVIKQADELQKKAESSISSTVPTDNLREQDLKALFQAEFWEPIQFACINCGVCTFLCPTCWCFDIQDEVRRERGVRLRLWDSCMFPLFTLHGSGHNPRAQKLQRVRQRFMHKLKYFVDKYQTTVACVGCGRCVEYCPVNIDIRQVFQLMNDYEA comes from the coding sequence ATGGCAAAAAAAGTTATAGACAAGGCAAAACTGCAAGAGATTCTGGCCCGCCTCGGCAAACTTTACCGGATATACGCACCGGTTCGCCAGAATGGCGCCGTGGAATTTCAGGAAGTAGAAGGCCGCCTGGACATAGTTGTGGATTTCCACAACTGCCGCATCTCACCTAAAGGCTTCATGCTGCCCCAGACAGAGTACCTATTCACTTATACCACGGCAAAGGACCGCCAGGATGCGGCAATTCTACACGAAGTGCGACAAAGTGGCCAGGATCGCATCATCTTTGCTATTCGTCCCTGCGATGCCAGGTCTTTTCAGCTGTTGGACCTGAACTTCCAGACAGCCGACTGTGTGGATCCATGGTGGCTGGAGCGTCGTGACTCTACCATCCTCATAGGCCTTGCTTGCAATACTCCCTGCAGCACTTGCTTCTGTACTTCTGTGGGCGGTGGGCCCTTTGCCACCGAAGGTCTCGATGTACTTCTGATTGATACGGGCAGCACTTTTGTGGCCCAGGAGTGTTCAGAAAAAGGAAAAAGAGTTCTGCAGGCAGCCGGCATTGACACGGAGGCCCCTGCGGAGGTGATCAAGCAAGCCGATGAACTGCAGAAAAAGGCCGAGAGCTCCATTAGCAGCACTGTTCCCACGGACAACTTGAGAGAGCAGGACCTCAAGGCACTGTTCCAGGCCGAATTCTGGGAGCCCATCCAGTTCGCCTGCATCAACTGCGGCGTCTGTACTTTTCTCTGTCCTACCTGCTGGTGCTTTGACATCCAGGACGAAGTGCGCAGGGAACGCGGCGTCCGGCTCAGGCTCTGGGACAGCTGCATGTTCCCTCTTTTTACCCTGCATGGCTCCGGCCACAATCCACGGGCCCAGAAACTACAGCGGGTGAGACAGCGTTTCATGCACAAACTCAAATATTTTGTAGACAAATACCAGACAACTGTGGCGTGTGTGGGCTGCGGTCGCTGCGTGGAATACTGCCCGGTAAATATTGACATCCGGCAGGTATTTCAACTGATGAACGATTATGAAGCATAG